GACCGTGTTCGTGCCGGTGGGCGGCGGCGGCCTGATTGCGGGCGTGGCCGGCGTGCTGGCCGCCCTGCGCCCGGATATCCGCGTGGTGGGTGTGGAGCCCGAAGACAGCGACGCCATGTACCAGTCGGTGCAGGCGGGCGAGCGGGTGCGGCTTGCCGAGGTGGGCATTTTTGTGGATGGGGTGGCAGTCAAGCAGGTGGGGGCCTACACCTTTGAACTGGCACGGCGCCATGTGCACGACTGGGTGCGCGTGACCACCGACGAGGTTTGCGCCGCCATCAAGGACGTGTTCGACGACACCCGCGCCGTCATGGAACCGGCGGGCGCGCTGGCAGTGGCCGGGCTCAAGCGCTACGCCGCGCAGCGCGGCCTGCAGGGGCAGACGCTGGTGGCCCTGACCTGCGGCGCCAACGTGAACTTTGACCGCCTGCGCCACGTGGCCGAGCGCGCCGAAATCGGCGAAGAGCGCGAGGCCATCTTCGCCGTGACCATTCCCGAGCGGCCCGGCGCCTTCCGCGCGTTTATCGAGGTGGTGGGCAAGCGGGCCATCACCGAGTTCAATTACCGCTACGCCCCGCGCGCCCAGGCCCAGATTTTCGTGGGGGTGCAATTGAGTGGCGCCCACGAACGCGCGGCGCTGCGCGCCGAGTTAGAAGCGCGCGGCTACCCGGTGCTGGACCTGACCGGCGACGAACTGGCCAAGGTGCATGTGCGCCACATGGTGGGCGGGCGGGCACCCGAGGCGGCCTTTGAGCGCGTGTATTCGTTCACCTTCCCCGAGCGCCCCGGCGCGCTGCTGGACTTTCTGACCCAGCTGCATGGCCGCTGGAACATCAGCCTCTTTCATTACCGCAACCACGGAAGCGCCCACGGACGGGTGCTTGCGGGCCTGCAGGTGCCCCCGGGCGACGAGGCCGCCTTCGGGGCCTTCCTGGCCGGTGTGGGCTACCCGGCGAGCGACATGACCGCCAACCCCGCTTACCGCCTCTTCCTGACCTGACGGAAATCAGGACAAGCTTGTCTTTCCTGATCCCACCCCCATCCTGTCTAAACGCCCAGTCACATATGAAGGGGTGCTGCGGCCCCACTCACCCCCACCGGGGCCCGGCGTGGCGAGATAAACCCCATGACAGAGACACGCACAACGCAGACCGTGGGCCTGAGTGGCGCGTGGCAGGGCGAGGCCACCGACCCCCAGCGCACCTTTCAGGGTGAAGTGGTCACGTCCAGTCTGGAAGCGCTTCCGGTGGGCACCAGTGTAGAGGTGGCCTTTCAGAGCAGTGGCCGCCGCGTCACCGGACCCAGCGAACACGGCAACTACGTGCTGAGCGCCGGGGCGCATCACTGGACGGTTGCCCGCTTCACCCAGCATCCCAGCGCCACTGGCCAGAGCCGCGACGACCGTCTGCCTTCGGGCGACTGGGTGGCCGAACTGGTGGCCCACTGACGGGCAGCCCAGCACTCCCCGACCGCCTTCACCCTGGGGCGAGAGTTTGGCCTTGCGCCTGGTGGCGGGCTGTGCCTACGCTGAATCATGCCCACCCCGCGCCTGCTGGACATGCCGCCCACCGACCTGCGCGTGCAGGCCCTGATGAACGCCCAGCAGCGCGAACTGCGCGAGCTCTACCAGGACACCGACGAACGCACCGAGCCCTTTGATCCCCTCACGCTCAGCGGCGAGGGCTGCGTGCTGCTGGCCGCCGAAGAGAAAGGCGAACTGCTGGCTTGCGGCGCCCTGAAACGCTGGGATGAGGCTTCGGCCGAGGTCAAGCGCATGTACACCGTGCCTGCCGCGCGGGGCCGGGGGGTGGGGCGGGCGCTGCTGGACGAACTGATCGCCCGGGGCCGCGCCGCCGGGTACGCCCGGCTGGTGCTGGAAACCGGTGATCAGCAGGCCGCCGCGCTGGCCCTGTACGAACGCGCGGGCTTTCGCCGCATTCCCAACTTTGGCTACTACGAGGGCATAGACAACAGCCTGTGCTACGAGCTGCCGCTGCGGGAGGCGTAAGACGGCTTCCGAAAAATGCCGTCACACCTGACGGCATTTTTCCGACCGGAGGGACTCGGAGAGCTGCGCAGGAGAGAAGGAAAGGGTACGGATTTCCGGGAATCGGGCTGGAACAGCGCCGAAGGCGGGGAACATCCAGTTCTTTTCCGGATGTTCCGGACATGGACGGCAGTCCGTATAAGCACCCCTCCCCCGGCGCCACCGCCCGGCGCAGGGTAGGCTGGGCCCATGAAACCCCTGGGGGCCGGGGCGCTGCTGGGCGGCGCGGCGGGTGTGTTGTATGGCCTGGGCGTGTACCTGTGGCTGCACGTGCTGGACGGCGGCGACGGTGGCGCCGGGGTGATGGTGGCGTCCTACCTGTTTCTGGTGCCGTTCGTGCTGGGGCTGCTGTCGGTGACCATCACGCTGCGCCTCGCGCGGCCCCACGCGCCAGCCCCGGCGCCCGATCCATTCGGCGACCCGCCGCCTGCGCGCCCCTCACCGCTGGGTGAAGCGATGGGGGTGGCCGCGCTGACCACCACCGTCTTTCTGGTGACGGCGCTGGTGGTGGGTTTCGAGGGCGTGCTGTGCGCCTTTATTGCTGCCCCGGTGATGTACGTCATGGCGGCGCTGGGGGCGGGCACAGCGTTCCTGGCACAGCGCTGGTGGCGGCGGGGCCGCGCGGGGGCGCTGCTGCTGACTGCCGCCCTGCCGGCCGTGCTGGGCCCGCTGGAGCAGCGCCTTACCCCGCCCAGCGTGTACCGCACCGTCACCAACAGCGTGCTGGTGCACGCGCCACCAGAAGCCGTCTGGGCACAGATTCGCAGCGTGCCGCGCATTCAGGACCGCGAAATTCAAACCGGCTGGGCCCACCTCGCTGGCCTGCCGCGCCCCCGCGAAGCGGTGCTGACGGGAACGGGCGTGGGGGCCGCGCGCCTCGCCACCTTTGACGGCGCCCTGAGCTTTCTGGAAACGGTGACCGACTGGCAGGAGGAGCGGCTGCTGTCGTTTCGCATTCAGGCCCGCGACCCCGGCGGCCTGGACCCCCATGTGCGGGTGGGCGGCCGGTTCTTTGACGTGCTAAGCGGCACCTACCGTCTGGAGGAGATTGAGCCAGGCGTCACCCTCCTCCACCTGAGCAGCACCCAGCGCCTGAGCACGCCTTTTAACGGCTACGCCGCCTACTTTACGCAGGCCATCATGCACGACCTGCAACGCACCATCCTGGACGTGGTCCGCGACCGCGCTGAGGCGCAGGCCCTGATGGATTGAAAAGGAATTCCATTTCGCCTCCTTCGAGCAGGCACAACCACGCTGACCACGCCCAAATTACCTCCTGCATGGTTCGGGCCGTTTTAGAGCGGTTGACAAAAGAACCCCTCACCCCTCGCTGCGCGAGGCCCTCTCTGCGACGCAGCTCTTCGAGTCCCACGAGGGGAGAGGGTCAAGAACCAACATTTTCTTTATGTCAACTGCTCTAAAGCGAGGTCAGGAGGCCATGAGAGTGAGGGCATCTGGGACGCCATGCCCGCTCACCCCCCTCCCAACCTCTCGCTGCGCGAGCTGTCCCAGTCCCCCGCAAGGAGGGAGGGGCAAAAGCAGGTGTGCGTTGGCAAAGCCATACAGAACTCTGCAACTGTCTGAACCACTACCGCCCCATCTTTTTGTCTTTTGAAAAGTAGAACCTTCTAGGCCGCACCAAGCTCCCTTGCCCCCGTACCACCCAGGTCCAGACGAAGCCGTCGTGCGCGAAGCGCGCGGGCGTC
This genomic window from Deinococcus aquaedulcis contains:
- the ilvA gene encoding threonine ammonia-lyase, biosynthetic — its product is MEVAALPQDLTASDVLRLALTGKVYGAAHQTPLSEAPRLSARTGARVLLKREDQQPIFSFKLRGAYNKMAQLSAAERGRGVICASAGNHAQGVAYAAQQLGLRAVIVMPATTPEIKVAACRARGAEVVLFGDSFSDAETHAYALQAAGGLTFVHPYDDPLVLAGQGTVALELLRQLDTEGPVTVFVPVGGGGLIAGVAGVLAALRPDIRVVGVEPEDSDAMYQSVQAGERVRLAEVGIFVDGVAVKQVGAYTFELARRHVHDWVRVTTDEVCAAIKDVFDDTRAVMEPAGALAVAGLKRYAAQRGLQGQTLVALTCGANVNFDRLRHVAERAEIGEEREAIFAVTIPERPGAFRAFIEVVGKRAITEFNYRYAPRAQAQIFVGVQLSGAHERAALRAELEARGYPVLDLTGDELAKVHVRHMVGGRAPEAAFERVYSFTFPERPGALLDFLTQLHGRWNISLFHYRNHGSAHGRVLAGLQVPPGDEAAFGAFLAGVGYPASDMTANPAYRLFLT
- a CDS encoding GNAT family N-acetyltransferase, which produces MPTPRLLDMPPTDLRVQALMNAQQRELRELYQDTDERTEPFDPLTLSGEGCVLLAAEEKGELLACGALKRWDEASAEVKRMYTVPAARGRGVGRALLDELIARGRAAGYARLVLETGDQQAAALALYERAGFRRIPNFGYYEGIDNSLCYELPLREA
- a CDS encoding SRPBCC family protein, producing the protein MKPLGAGALLGGAAGVLYGLGVYLWLHVLDGGDGGAGVMVASYLFLVPFVLGLLSVTITLRLARPHAPAPAPDPFGDPPPARPSPLGEAMGVAALTTTVFLVTALVVGFEGVLCAFIAAPVMYVMAALGAGTAFLAQRWWRRGRAGALLLTAALPAVLGPLEQRLTPPSVYRTVTNSVLVHAPPEAVWAQIRSVPRIQDREIQTGWAHLAGLPRPREAVLTGTGVGAARLATFDGALSFLETVTDWQEERLLSFRIQARDPGGLDPHVRVGGRFFDVLSGTYRLEEIEPGVTLLHLSSTQRLSTPFNGYAAYFTQAIMHDLQRTILDVVRDRAEAQALMD